TAATGAGGAGAAGACCAGGACTGTTGAGAAGCAAATCCGAACAGACTGCTAGAGAAGCCATTCATATTCTGAAAGATTATGGATTTACTGAAGACCAACTTAAGAGCGCCATTCTTAGTAACCCAACGATTCTTATGCTCAAAGTGGATGCGCAGTTGAAGCCCAGGATGGAATTTCTGAAAAATTTGTGCTTGGCTCCTGAAGACATGCCAGTTATTATATCTCGTTGTACCAGACTTTTTGATTCCAACATAGAAAAGTGTCTCGCTCCTAATATCCTCCATCTTAGAAGCTTATTTGGCTCAAAGGACGATCTGTGCAAGGCTGTCAGATGGGCACCTCAGTTTCTGACAAGAGATTTCAAGAAGCATGTGATACCTAGAGTGGAGTACGTGAAGAATGATTTGGGCATTCCAGATGGCTCCGCAGCATTTGTGCGAGTCCTCGGTGTGGTTCTACGCCTTAGTTTCGAAAATCTGGAAGATAAGACTGAGAATTTGGCGAGCCTTGGTCTGGCAGCGGAGGAGATTCGTCAAATTCTTCGGGGTAATCCTAGGGTTCTTCAGAGTTCAactaagaaaataaaggaaaatatgGATTTCTTTATACACACTGCAGGTCTGATGCCCGAGATTGTTGCTTCACGTCCAATGATCCTGAATTCCAGCGTAGAGAAAGCGCTCAAACCCCGCTTTGAATTTTTCAAATATCTGAGGACAAAT
This genomic stretch from Cryptomeria japonica chromosome 8, Sugi_1.0, whole genome shotgun sequence harbors:
- the LOC131041730 gene encoding uncharacterized protein LOC131041730; its protein translation is MRRRPGLLRSKSEQTAREAIHILKDYGFTEDQLKSAILSNPTILMLKVDAQLKPRMEFLKNLCLAPEDMPVIISRCTRLFDSNIEKCLAPNILHLRSLFGSKDDLCKAVRWAPQFLTRDFKKHVIPRVEYVKNDLGIPDGSAAFVRVLGVVLRLSFENLEDKTENLASLGLAAEEIRQILRGNPRVLQSSTKKIKENMDFFIHTAGLMPEIVASRPMILNSSVEKALKPRFEFFKYLRTNPHCKSPPSLVDFLTSKYYVAFTLISATLIPAWKQFLEKQDFGWLEYLVFDARCAIHHEKQKLEGGYEENFENNGEDIQESEIQAVARYVNGLKFQLEVKLTLVKISTVDEA